The DNA region ACCCACAAATGCTTCGTCTCTCATTCTGAAGCTGAATCAGATCGAATGGCTGTTGAGCAAACAAACACATCAGTAGATAGATAACTAACTAAATATCAAAGCATGTGGGTGTTAAAAAGAAAATGGAATTTTGAAAACCAGGAATTGCAGATATGAAACATTCAACAAAGATcgagaaaatttaaaataaaattaaaaaaataaaaataagaacaaGAATGTGATTTTATTCACAATAAGAATGGCTTCGTAAGAAAAATCTACTAGTGTTAACAATTATCAATGAAGTTAGTAAAAATCTACTTATGTGATTTTAACTTTGTCATTTACTAAATGCAGTCCCAAATCAGATTCGACTTCTAAATCCAGTTAGTCCAACAGCAGTTGGACTTGCAAAAGGGCATCCATCATTTGACAAATCGTGAGATGGGCGTCCCTTTTCCAATTAAAGATAAATGGATGCCCCATTTATAGTAAACTATTTGAAATATCCCTGGAACAATTTTAAGATATAAGTTGTAGCAGGCTGGAAGCTTCTACAACAATGTGATTAACTTATGTtaattttgattatttgaaaGTGATAGTttggttaaaataatatttcaataaaTAAAACAAATCAAATGGACTCCATCACACCCACTACAATTGAAATGAGCATTATTTGATCATGATCCACTATGTAGAAGCTGGTTGCTAGCTTCTATAACAGTGTAATTAACGTATGTTAATTTGCTTATTTGAGAGTGATAACATggttaaaataatatttgaatGAGTAAAACAAATCAAATGGACTCCATAACACCCACTACAACTGAAATGAGCATTATTTGATCACAATTCGTTATGTAGAAGCTAGcagctagctgctacaatgtgtagaagctagcagctagctgctacaacgtgtagaagTTGACTGCTAGCTTCAACAACGTACAGAAGCTGACTGCTAGCTTCAACAACGTACAGAAGCTTACTGCTAGCTTCTACAACGTGTGATTAACTTATGTTAATTTTGCTTATTTGAGAGTGATAACCTagctaaaataatatttcaatgagtAAAACAAATCAAATGAACTCCATCACACACTATAATTGAAATGGGCATTATTTGATCACGATTCACTGTGTAGAAGCTAGCAGCTAGCTACTACGTGTAGAAGTTGGCAACTACCTTTTATTTGTTAGAATATTtcaataaataaaacaaaataagagGACTCCATTACACCCACTACATTTGAAATGAGTATTATTTGATCATGATCGGTCGTGTAGAAGTTAGcggctacaatgtgtagcagttgGTTGCTAGCTTTTACACGTTGTAATAGTTACCTGATAGCTTCTACACGTTGTAACAGCTATCCGATAGcttctacacgttgtagcagctacgatagCAGCTACAACAATGTTGGGTCAAGAGTATTTTTGAGATAAAATTATAAATAGGACACCCATTTGATGTTTTTTGAAAAAGGGACGCCCATTCATGTTTCTCTTAATTTGGAGcgcccttttgatttttgccccATTAAAATTAGAAAGGATTAAGCCTTATTTGGTTCAGAAAATTTACTTACAACTTATTTCATTTgctagaaaataaaatttaaaactgaatgataaacaaaataaataaccACAATTGCCTTTTGATTCAACACAATTAACTTTGTAAGTGGTAAATGATTTGAtacatatttattttttctttttaattttaacgGCAATTTAAATTTTAAGACTCTGCAAACTCAAAATAGAAAGCCCAGTAAGTGCTACTCCGCTGGTTCTGCCAACAACCTTATGATCTGAGAACCAGTTCCTAGAAGTTCCAACTTATGTTAAGTTTCATCTTTCTCAATCTATCTTAATACAATAACAAGCCTGAGGCTGAGATTTGGTATTGGTCAATGAAGCACAAATCTAAGAACCAACAAACACCATTTAAAATTTATTCATACTTTGAACACAAACTAATTTTACTTGCACATTTAAAATTTATTCCTCAATAACTTGCCAAGATTCTATGGCAACTATGGCTAAACTAGTGGCTCGTTATTGAAAGCATAATACGTGCTATTGTTTGCACTGATGATTCCATCAGGCATATGGAAGCAAGCAATTTGGCTGGCTTGAACAATTGGAATAACATCAGCTATCATAATTGCATCACATGCAGACCACTATTTATACCAACTAGATCTCTGTAATTACTGTGTAAACATTTTATCAATTACGATAACTAATTACCCAAAGATGTTAAGCTAACTTCAATGTccaaacaaacaaaaagaaatttACTTGACAAATCACCACATAGATAAACATTGCTAATTCACCATGCTGTGAAGAAAGACCTTCAGCTGTGCCTGGACCAATCAACTAAATCTTATTCACGCTTCAAGCTCATATTCTAGACCATAGGATTATTTGTTTATCAGACTAGTTTAATGCAGATCTTAGTTTATCAGAGTAATTTAACTTTTATGAGCATAATTACCGTCACAATTTCAGAAATTATAAAGGTTCATTAGCTTAAATCTATATTACTTGGGCTGTAAAACAAATTTTTCAGAAAAGTAAGGATCTAGGTGTCTGGTGCTTAACTTTTCTACAAACTTTTACACACTAATGGAGAATCAAGGATCTCAATGTCCAACATAGGATGTCAAGCATCCACTATGGTTACAAGGTAGTTTGATTAAAGGAACATCAGTTTCAACAACTTTATGGAATCAAAATGGCATGTAAGAAGACAAAACCAGACCACAACATTAACCACAGATGGAAATGCTGTGATCTAAAGACATGTGGCCCCTTATATGATATAAAGGGCAGCCTGGTGCACAAAGCTCCCTCCAATGCGGGGTCTATTATCCTGCTTTGCAAGAGGCTATGTCCGAGACTCGAACCCGTTACCTCTAGGTCACATGACAATAACTTCACCGTTCCGAGATATCTAGTCCCTTGTATGATATAgacattttttattttcataGCATATAAAAGTTAAATTCACTCCATGCATGATGTTGGAATACACTATATATTTGTCTTATCCTACTTTACTATAATGTTTGCGTATGTGTGTTTCTTCCATTTGCATTGGAAGAGATGGTTCCAGGTTTTATGATAAGACTTGAACAAGTTTTACTAGAACAAAACAATTAAAATGAATGCCTCACTGTCCATATAAGTTTGATGGAGGATTCAATTcctcttttttaaaataaaatagaagagGAAGGACCCATCGACACAACACTCATTAATGCTCTTACATAGCAAACAGAAGAATTGTTAATAAACAAGAATAACAAATGGGTGATAAAGAAACAAACCAGTACCTGAGAGTTTGACTACAAGAAAGGCCAATCATATGATGAGTAGTGAGGCTACAACTCATAGCTTAATTGAGAGATGGCAGAATTGTACATAAATAGTGATGACACTAACTAAATGCATCTCAGTAGTTGTTTGTGGAGGCTGCATATGGAAAAACATCAACTAGTGGAAAGGTTGCCGAGAAAATTGAAATGATGACTGAGGTGTAAAATTTATCAATGTGTCTCTTGTGGAGCCTAATTTATATGTGTTTTTTGTAAATATACTATTTGTTAGCATGAGAAGAAAAGTGAACCTACAGGagttaactgttggtgcaacatccctcaggtcaaggttgacctggttgaccaagcttgagtcttggtttgggtttcgatgtttgacaatacaagattgattgaagaagagtcaagtaggtcaaggatgaccagatacttgactgggaagtcctaactgggatgttaggcaggtgaaaatcctagtgagtgaagctaggtgaaagacctggtgagtgaagtcaggcagaagagaagtcctagtgagtgaagctaggtgaaagtcctggtgagtgaagccaggtgaaaatcctagtgagtgaagctaggtgaaagacctgatgagtgaagccaggcagaagagaagtcctagtgagtgaagctaggaagattggaagtcctggtgagtgaagtcaggcacggggaaatccagatgggtcaaggttgaccagacatctggtgaaagtccaagtaggtcaaaggattgactggatacttggcacggagaaatccagatgggtcaaggttgaccagacatctggtgaaagtccaagttgtaggatcgaaaagaatttagatatttccacaattgcatgatattgtccactttgggcctaagccctcatggttttgctcttgggctctccccaaaaggcctcatgccaatggagatatcttttttcttataaacccatgatctttcccatgtgtttccaatatgggactatgtttgcaaccttgcaaccccaacacaagtaggtcaaggtagtgaccggatacttggcaagatgaagaaaagtccaagtgggtcaaagggagtgaccggacacttggtgagggaatcctagcaggtcaagggtgatcggatgctaggcatgatgaaccaacatgtcaagattgaccggatgtttgtttgggaggcttgggacttggttttgggcaaaaaccagaagccgaatcgatcagccgatcgattggctggagcccaatcgatcggtcgatcgattggggtgtccctgcgagaagccttcgtcccaatcgatcagtggatcgattgggaggaagtcgcgagcgcacagaatgcctctggatcgatcagccgatcgatccaggcgaattTCCAGAGatcagaggcactctgaatcgatccatggattgatccaaagcctccccgatcgattgggagcaatccaatcgattgggatccgaccgttggcgtagataaaggccgttggcgtgcgtcttctttgggaacaacttcaccgattcatctcagatcacttcagcgcttccacagcttctccacaaagatcagatcgccagttcttgaaggttcttggaggttttccaagtcaagaggcggatctacagctgaagaagaaagctagggttagggtttctatattcattgtaagcttttgcttgtatttgtgtatcctttccctttcttcttgtagtgtgaatttgtagggcttctccgccttcggtagttaccgaaaaggagggttttattagtggagggcgcgtgagtaggtgtggatcgttggactagtcacctcttgtgaggtggataccaagtaaaccaaccttgttagcgttgtgtggtttgtttcttgtatttccgctgcgcatctttgaagaaacaagcaacgacgagcacctagcacgcgacgagctattcccccccccccccccccccccctagctacttttcggtcccaacattaaCGAATGAAACAATTGTATATATTGGTTAAAGGCGAAGAGAAATTTTATTCAGTAAGTCTATTGGAATATGCCCAATTTTCTTGGAACAAAGGGTTGGTCATAACAAAAAAGGTTATAGTGAGAAAAGGGAAGAGGCTAGAAGCAATATGCAAAGAACTGGGTCGAAAGACATTGGAATTCAATGGATATTAGTACAATGGAAGGCTGATTTGAGACATTGGCACCACTGTAACCAATAAATTGAATGATAAAGATGATTTGATGAAGATATCTGCAGATCCGAACAAAACGATGAAGCGTAGGGCATAGAAGTTATACATCAGAAGAGATAGGGgagactcactaggactttcaggCTTGCCGTTGGACCACTTGGAGATGGCGAAGTGGACCTTTTCCCGATTGGCCGCATTCGATCGGTGGGGCTCCTTGAGGCAGGACCTCACGAGGGAGGCGCAGATGTTGGAGTAGCTAATGTAAGTCATCCCTGCCGCTCTCCAGAACGGCACCGCCGCACCTGAGCTCGCCATCGCCCGCCGCAACACAATTGTTCTCCTTCCTCTTTGGAAAGTGCGAGATCACCGACTTGGGGCTGGGGCGATTTTATAGGCGTTTTATGGACGGGCCGTAATAGAAAAAGCAACGAAAAAAAGAAGGGCCGAAGCAAAAAAAAATTCCGTTGCCGGGACTCGAACCCGGGTCTTTCGGGTGAGAGCCGAATATCCTAACCAACTAGACTACAACGGATACTTGAGTCATAattattaatatataattttatctGAGACTGAAAGCAGCCGCTTTGTTCTCTACTCCAATTACTCACCAAAAGAAGGAGATCCTCTGATGTAAAATTTTCTGGATTAGAAGAAATCCTATTTATTCATTGGGTAGATGAACTGAATCCCACCTGTTTAATATGTGGGATCTAATCTATCCAACTAATGAATAAGCAAGGGATCAAGATTGATCTAGGGATCCGGGACTAGAGGATCCGCTTTCTACGAGCAACTGTACTCCCTCACCTTCCAGAACGCTCTCTCCTATCGCACTGGCCTCAGCCGATGGTGTAGCCAGCCAACCCAAGTCAGCCCAGCAATTTCATCCTTTTCATCATGGAAAATAAGGAATTCATTGGCAAACCGATATTAAATCATAGTCCAATGTTGGGCTAAATTGTCCTCCCTATTCCTTTTTCGTCGACTGAGAAGCACGACATTCAATGGCGTCCATTGCCCTATGCTCTTTCTGGCGTCAACGGTTCATAATTTAGCCTATGATAGTTGAAGATCCTGACTATATTATTGATAGTAAATCGAATCGACTATATGAAGGATATTTCTATTGATTTCGCTAGGAATCAATCCTGATCCATTTTTATAAATCTACCCaactgaatttaaatttaattaaaattgttgATGCTTACCAGTACTACTATTGTTTATTACATTTATTCaaacaatttaaatttattttttattacatctatttaaacaatttaaaattaatatttaatgctCGAAGCCAAATCATCTGTACTGATTTTTAATGAGGATAAATAATCTCCATCTATTTTATAAATGAAGGTCATTCATTTCATCAATGAATATTAAAGGACCCTcctcaaaagaagaaaaaaaaaaaaactctgtcAATGCCCCAGGTTACGCAATTGTAGGAGGCTTGGGCAGTGTCCACGTTGATGGTCatgaaaaacttttataaaacaaaattaataataataaataaataaatttagtgtTTAATAAAATgagtaaaatatatataaaaaaaaatatgggtATCCATCCACTGCCATCATCATCAGACACCGTCAACCTAGATTTGAAAACATAGACACAACAGATGATAAAGATGCAGCTTGGTGTAGTTCCACATAGAACATACTGAGGAGCGGAGAATTAAGACTCTGCAAAAAAATCGACAAATTGAAAATCGGATCGGAACCAGTAGCATATCTATTTCGGTTTACCGGTTAACTAGTTCCAGTTAACCAGTTTTAACCGGTTCTGGTTAACCAGTTTTAACCGGTTTACCAGTTGATTTccgattttagatttttttttttttttaccggtTTAACTTATAAATCGGTAAAACTGGGAACAATTAACAAGTAGCCTGTGAATTTCTTTTACTTATTCAAAGGTTGGCAATCATATTTGTACTGAAACGTACATTAATTTGATGGCAAAATTCATCATGGATTAATCTGATGATAATAACACATGGATATTATCAGTTGACAGTTGAGCATTGATTTCAAAGCTTAAACATAATTGAGAAGAAGGTAGGAAGTCAAATTTTCCAATTAGTTGTTTTGCTTTATATTATAGATATCTGGACGAGTTAGTCTTCCCATTAGAAATGTTTATAAGAGTTGGATTTGGTGCCAAAGTGGACCTAGTCTTGAGCAACAACTAATACCTGGGAAGGAAAATGCACGTTGCAGCAGTGCAATAGGTTCTAGAATAAACTACTAGTATCTACTAAAATTTCAAAGGCTTATCTCATTAAAGGCTAACATGATATGATTCTTAGTATGCAACCGCAACTTCTGTATATAATTCTGACTTGTGGGAACTAGCACCTAGAAGATGCTGGCCGTCTACTATCAGTGACAATTTGGAAGATTTATCCGTGGGAGTATGTTACATATACTACACAGcatgatttatatttttcaacTCGGCCTAAACATTTGTTGTCTTGCTGATCGATAAGAATATAATTTCTTTAGAGAATTTTTAGTTGGgcttttaattaattagtttgtaAAAAAAAACCCAATAATCCACTTCACTAAGTCAACTTATCCAAGTCCAATAGTTTTTACCGATTCTCGGTTGTAACCGGTTAACCGACCGGAACCGATTCAACTGGAACTAGTAGAACCGATAAGAAGCTGGTCGATTAATCGGTTTTAAATAAACCATGATAAACGAGAATTAACCGGAACCGATAAACCAATAAACCGGTTAACCGATCGGTTGAACAAGCCTACGGAGAACATGGCCCGAGTGTAGTCTTTTGTGCATGATAGACTTTAAACATAAGACAATTTGGTCCaatcttttgtttttcaaaagcTTGACACATTTCTGAATACAAAACATACAACTAAAATTGTCTCTGCCTTTATTAGCTACTCGAACTGGAGAAAACAAAAAAGTTATCCAACATGAATCTTTGTTTGATCTGACAACTGATTAGTCAGAGCATCAAATAAACATTTGATGTGAATCGATCTTGAGCAAATGAATGTGCATTCCAGCTACAACTGCATCAGCGATTAATGGGAGTGTGCATCCGCTCAACAATGCAGCTGACGGCATCTCGAGTCATCACGAGTGTGTCATGCAATAAGATACTGTAGACATTCAAGCCCTGCATGATCATGGAACATTTGCATAATTTAAACAACTGAACCAGAAAGGAGAGCAAAATCTCGACACAGCTTGTGTGTCAGCCCCTTCATTCACAATACACTAGACAAAGGTAAAAAAAATATGGTTGGTAGCTACTTACAATGGAAGGTAATACATTGACATATTGCAGATTTCTCGTTGCCAACTTAAGTTTGTCATCTATGGGGCCACCATCAACCAATAAAACCTTCCTTGTGTTTTCCAGTTGGGCGAGATAGTTCACAATGTTCTTCGTCTTGTGGCTTGGGACTTCCAGATCCTCAAAAACAATAAGCTGTTGAAATCACCAAACGACTATTAATTGATTCACAAGAGAGTATGTAGACATTAAATTTAGTTTAGAACAAATAATGCACTTGACAGATGACCTTCACAAGCCCATGCAAAGGGTAAGGTAGTAAAGGAGGTGAAAAAGAAGGCCACAGACTAACCTTGCCTTCAGCTGTTCGAGCAGATAGAGCAATTTTTAATCCCAATCGCCGAACCTTCTTTTGCAGCTTGAAAGCATGACTTCGTGGTTTAGGTCCATGCATGGTGGCACCATGCCTAAACTGTTAAAAAGTACATGTAGTTAGATCAAACACTCTTAGAATGAAGAAAAAGAACTCCACAGAAGCATTTTAAAGAAATACGATATACACCTGAGGGGCACGCAAAGAACCAtgccttgcccttccagttcctTTTTGCGGGTATGCTTTTCTGCCAGTCCCACTTACTTCACTAATAGTTTTTGTTGAATGTGTACCCTGAGAAGCACATGATGAGCAATGATGGGAAAAAGAAATGGCAGACTAGCTCTAGACAATGTAACATAACTAAAAACCAATTTGATTGCGACGTCTCTGGTGATGATAGTCAAGAAATGAGAAAGTTTGTGGGCTTCAGGTGAACAAACAATTATACAACATGAAACACATTTAAAGTTGTGAAATATAGTAAGCATATGCAGCATATATTATAAATCAATAATTGTGTCTTCTCCCTACTTCACATAATCAATTTCAATAATAAATAGAAAACAAGTGTACCCTATAGAAATCATATCACTGGAGAAGGAATACTAAGTAACCACAAATAACATACTACAATGTTGAAGATACATAAAATAAATCATGCAACAAATTTCCAAGCTTGAGAATCATATGATACCTGCTGCCTCTTAGCAAGCTGCCATCTCACAACACGTTGGACAATATCCTTCCTAATAGGGGAATCAAACACATCACCAGCCAAGACCATCAAGCCTTTGTCCTCGCAATGGAAGTTTGTCACTCTTGTTACTAGATCAGCATATTTCCCTGCAAATTGAAATCATATTTAAAGTAcaaaaaagataaaaatatatatatatatatatagaaagctTCTTTAAATgactgaagcatattcagatgaGAATACAATGCAATTTAATCCTAAAATATGTCATAGACACAAATGAGGATTCACAAGAAAATGTAAGATATTGTGTAAATGATTTCATAACGTAGTTGACAAAAATGATTGCTAATTGGAAGAATACTTTCTGTCTCTGAATAAGATATCCAAACTAGAATGACTTTTCTCTAAAGCACTGGTTGCCACTGTCACACAAGAAATTGTGGTTGCATTAGATAAACAAACTGGGAATTCCACAATAACCTATTCTTTTAACTAACAAAAACTTAGACAGTAAtgtaattgaaaataaataaataaataacacacGTGAAAAGAAAATGCAGATGAAGATGATATAACAAATAGTAAAGGCCTTGTTTTTATGGTGTTATACAGCAGCAAGCCATAAGTCTAAGATTACTTGAAGTTGGCTATACGAATTGTATCCTGCCATCAACTTTATTTAGAACTATATTGTTCATAATGAAGCATTATACTACGACTGATATTTACGGTCAACAATGGTTTTTGAGATTTTCTCTTACACTGACTATAGGGGCTAACATAACTCTGGACCTTTTCATTTGAGCATGATAGGCATTGACAGTTTCATGGCATTCCATAATACAATTACAAAAATTCTTTACTAAACAATTTGCTTGATCTGTGTAATATATATCATGAGAACAGTTACATAGGTATACATAGTCAATAAGATGACACCAACAATATAAAACCACACAAGAAAACACTATATATGAACATCAACAATAAATGAGACTAGAAAATCATTAACATAACACCAATAGGCTAAAACTGAGTTGGAAATATTATAGAGGAACATCAACAATGTTAAATCAACAACAGATTGCACCAATGGCATGAAATATATTCAACAGTACTATGAAGCAACTACAACAATAAAGAATCACATCATGAACATTAATAAAACACCAAGAGGATAAAACCACACTACAAACACGATGAAAGGACACCAAGAGTTTCTGAGCAACTCTACCCAATCAAATGAGAACTCCCTAGAAACCCAAACCTATGCCTGCAAATTTAGAGGTAAGAAAAAAGAGGGGCCATGCAGCCCAAACTAAATTTTGAGATCATGAACCATATCATCTTTCATATACATCATAAGGCATGACTTACCTCCATATTGAAGTTGTAGAATGAAAGTCAACAAAAATAACATTAGGAAAAACTCACAAGTATCCAAATCATTCCAACAGTATGATCTACATAATCATCTTATGCTTAGCAACTAGATCATGCAATTGAATATAATGTAAGACAAAGACAAATGACATAAGATATAATTCACAAGGCAACCATTAGATTGAGTTACAATACCCCCCTGCTGACCACACAGACACACAGCCAAAAAAAACCAAAAAGAGAAAAATACCTATATCAGAATCTGGCCTAAGAACAATCTTGTTTCTTAACAGCTCAGGTGGAATTAAACCTCCACTCTCGTGGGAGTCAAGGGAGCAAAACCTTCGCTGTGCCTAAGAATGAATCGATAAATTATTCAAACCTTAATGAAAAActtgaaactaaaactcaaaaaaaaaaaaagtgtcaaAAAAACTCTCACAAACCATAAAGGAAGAGTCATTCTGCAGAGAGAAAATAGTCGAGGGAATTGCATAGGAAAGTCTCCTAGATTGCTGCAGATTGTTGAATGTTACTCGGGAAAGATTCCACATTTTTATTCTATCTATGAGCTCTTCAATTGTTGGTGAAACCTCAGCGTAAATGCTCGTGCAGTGACAGGAGTAAGTTGGTGGGGAGGTTGCAGTATGTAAACCACAGTGTTGTGTCCAGGAGTAACATGGAGCAGCGATCTGCATCCCAAAACAAAATTTAGGGGATAAACAAGTGGTcgtctaaaattaatttttaagcaaGTTTTGAAATAGAGACGAAATATCAATAATTATTTACTACCAAAAAGTATAGAGCTAAAGATCCATAACACTCTAGTTACATTCATTTCCTTGTTAACTTAGTTGGATACATCACCTGACTCATTCAGAGCATAGGTTGGCTGAAGGTCTCTTGTATGATTATCCATTATGTTTTGAAATAATTACTTACATAATTTAATTTACAATAGTTTCCACGATGGCTCCAATTCTTTAATGGGACTACCCTAGTTTTTCATAATCTTcctttaatttaaagttatattttGGTAATCTAAAAGTAAATGTCAACATGAAATAGGTAGACTAGCTAAACAACTTCAATTAATTATCAAAGATTTTTTTTGTCAATCAGAATCAATCCATTATATCAATGTCTGAATGTAATGCAAATTAACAAAGTGTTCTTGCATTGTTATGGGCGTTCTCTAAGTAAGAGGTTTGGCGAATATTAATTCAAAGAACAAAGTCTTCAATGTGTCTCAACTGAATGACAATATCTAATATATGCTCTTCATTAAGCATAAATTCTACAAATTTATGAGA from Zingiber officinale cultivar Zhangliang chromosome 4B, Zo_v1.1, whole genome shotgun sequence includes:
- the LOC121974744 gene encoding 50S ribosomal protein L4-like isoform X1; protein product: MTLSDSSGGNHHRSPIRSVPTVFIVITSKNAVPQQLTLCTGKLERHEVFPCQNVRSDFSTAVPTNSPSSIKIAAPCYSWTQHCGLHTATSPPTYSCHCTSIYAEVSPTIEELIDRIKMWNLSRVTFNNLQQSRRLSYAIPSTIFSLQNDSSFMAQRRFCSLDSHESGGLIPPELLRNKIVLRPDSDIGKYADLVTRVTNFHCEDKGLMVLAGDVFDSPIRKDIVQRVVRWQLAKRQQGTHSTKTISEVSGTGRKAYPQKGTGRARHGSLRAPQFRHGATMHGPKPRSHAFKLQKKVRRLGLKIALSARTAEGKLIVFEDLEVPSHKTKNIVNYLAQLENTRKVLLVDGGPIDDKLKLATRNLQYVNVLPSIGLNVYSILLHDTLVMTRDAVSCIVERMHTPINR
- the LOC121974744 gene encoding 50S ribosomal protein L4-like isoform X3 — translated: MWNLSRVTFNNLQQSRRLSYAIPSTIFSLQNDSSFMAQRRFCSLDSHESGGLIPPELLRNKIVLRPDSDIGKYADLVTRVTNFHCEDKGLMVLAGDVFDSPIRKDIVQRVVRWQLAKRQQGTHSTKTISEVSGTGRKAYPQKGTGRARHGSLRAPQFRHGATMHGPKPRSHAFKLQKKVRRLGLKIALSARTAEGKLIVFEDLEVPSHKTKNIVNYLAQLENTRKVLLVDGGPIDDKLKLATRNLQYVNVLPSIGLNVYSILLHDTLVMTRDAVSCIVERMHTPINR
- the LOC121974744 gene encoding 50S ribosomal protein L4-like isoform X2 — its product is MTLSDSSGGNHHRSPIRSVPTVFIVITSKNAVPQQLTLCTGKLERHEVFPCQNVRSDFSTAVPTNSPSSIKIAAPCYSWTQHCGLHTATSPPTYSCHCTSIYAEVSPTIEELIDRIKMWNLSRVTFNNLQQSRRLSYAIPSTIFSLQNDSSFMRRFCSLDSHESGGLIPPELLRNKIVLRPDSDIGKYADLVTRVTNFHCEDKGLMVLAGDVFDSPIRKDIVQRVVRWQLAKRQQGTHSTKTISEVSGTGRKAYPQKGTGRARHGSLRAPQFRHGATMHGPKPRSHAFKLQKKVRRLGLKIALSARTAEGKLIVFEDLEVPSHKTKNIVNYLAQLENTRKVLLVDGGPIDDKLKLATRNLQYVNVLPSIGLNVYSILLHDTLVMTRDAVSCIVERMHTPINR